In the genome of Atribacterota bacterium, the window GTTTTTGCCCAACAATATCCTCAAAAAGTTGGGGTCTCCATTTTCTATACATTGATTGGTATTGAACCATTGAAATTCCTGTCGCAATTCTAATAAATTTTAAAAGATGACCGTGCCCTATCGTCGACCTATTCTCCCAAGCGATATTAAAACAGTTAACTCCAGCCAGGCTTACCTACGGCACCCAAAGAGATTTGCTTACCGCTGCTTCCTTCCGGACCTGACGGAATTTGCAATTCTTTGCTGCATAGGACCCAGCTTTCATCGTCACTTATTTCAGTCAGACCTTAAAAAAATAAGACCTCGGATAGGCTTTCAACCCTGCTGTAGCGGATTGCAGGTACAGGGCACCGCTAACTCCCCGTCTAGCACGATCATCGCTTTTGTCTGTAAAATATGGCGGAGAGGGCGGGATTCGAACCCGCGAGGCAGCTTTTGGCCGCCCAATCGCTCTCCAGGCGATCCCGTTATGACCACTTCGGTACCTCTCCGTATACTGTTCCTATTACTTATGATAAACAGGATAAGTTTTCCTGTCAATTGTGTGGTTTTATATTTTGCTTATATTTATAATAAAAGCGAAAGACAGAATAATATTGTAATACATTTTTTATAAAAAATCTACCTTCATTGATAATTATATAATGAATTAACCCCAAAAACCCCTTGATAATTAGGTCTAAAATAAAGCCTGATCTTATCTTCTTCGATTAACACCGACTTTTTTACAATAGCTGATAATCTTGCATTGGGAGCAGATAGGTGATATTGGTTTACAGATAATCTGGCCATGTGCTACCAAATAAGTATTAAAAGAAATCCAGTGTTTTCTCGGTAATAATATCTTTAAATCATGTTCAGTTTCCTCAGGACGTTTTGTATTAATTAGGCCAAGTCGATTAGAAATTCTGTGAACGTGGGTATCAACTGTAATGGAATCAATGTTAAATGCAATGCCCAAAACAAGATTTGCTGTTTTCCTGCCCACACCGGGGAGTTGAAGCAAATACTCAAGCCTATCAGGCACTATTCCATTATATTCATTTAAGACAATTTCAGCAATCTTCTTAATATTTTTCGCCTTTACCCGGAAAAATCCTACCGGGTAAATCAGGTCAGCAATTTCTTCTTCTGTCAATTGAGTGAGTTTTTTTGGATTAGAGGCCTGACCAAACAATCTTTCTGAAGCTTCAGCGGTTACCTCATCTTTGGTCCTGGATGAAAGAACAGTACTAATTAAAATACGGTATGCGTAGTTATCCCCCTTTTTTATCTGATTCATTAAAGGAAAATGGTCCTGAAAACTTAATTCTCTTGACAATTTATCCATTAAAATATCAAAATTCACCCTCTTTGCATAAGGCAGTATCATCGGTTCGCTCCTGCTATTCTACTATTAGAAAAATATTTTACTTTATCTTTTTGCTAATTACTCTTTAAAGATCTAATAAAGAATATAATATCATCAATATTTTCTCTTCGAGTAAAGTCTACCGGTTTATTATAGGCATTCAGCATCCCTTTTTCGTCCGCAGTCAAACTCTTTTTTCTTTTTAATTTTAGTTGTAATAACTTCATTAAGAACTTATCAATTAATGGTAATTTATTATAATTAAAACCACCGCGAAGATAAAAAAATTGTATTTTCCCCAATTGCTCTCCGGAAAAATTATTATTTTTTATTTCTTCTATCGTGTCCTCTCGATAAGGAGTTGCCCCTACCGCAAATACAACTAATATCTTCTCTTTTAATAGATTCCAATCATCCTTAATTAGCTTTATACCTTCTATGCCAACAGCATGCAGGCTTCCACCATAAATAATAACATCATAATCTTTAAAGTTTTCTTTATTAATTTCTTGGTAATTATAAATATCTGCAG includes:
- a CDS encoding endonuclease III; the protein is MILPYAKRVNFDILMDKLSRELSFQDHFPLMNQIKKGDNYAYRILISTVLSSRTKDEVTAEASERLFGQASNPKKLTQLTEEEIADLIYPVGFFRVKAKNIKKIAEIVLNEYNGIVPDRLEYLLQLPGVGRKTANLVLGIAFNIDSITVDTHVHRISNRLGLINTKRPEETEHDLKILLPRKHWISFNTYLVAHGQIICKPISPICSQCKIISYCKKVGVNRRR
- a CDS encoding flavodoxin domain-containing protein; amino-acid sequence: MKYLVVYKSKTGFTEKYAQWIAKELSADIYNYQEINKENFKDYDVIIYGGSLHAVGIEGIKLIKDDWNLLKEKILVVFAVGATPYREDTIEEIKNNNFSGEQLGKIQFFYLRGGFNYNKLPLIDKFLMKLLQLKLKRKKSLTADEKGMLNAYNKPVDFTRRENIDDIIFFIRSLKSN